The Methylocaldum marinum genome includes the window GTGTTCGCGGCCGCCAAGCTTTGCGATGCCGAGCTGAACGGCGCCGAATTGGGTTCCAGGACTTTGCGGTTCGCGCCGCGGATAAAGCCGAGGGCCGGCGAATACCGTTTCGACGTGGCGGAAGCGCGGCGAGGGGGCAGTGCCGGGGCGGTATCGCTGGTGCTTCAGACGGTGTTGCTGCCTCTGGCCTTGGCCGAAGGCGATTCCTGTGTCGTGGCGCGGGGAGGAACGCACGTGCCGCTGAGCCCGTCGTTCGATTATCTCCACGATGTATGGCTGCCCTATTTGAAGCTTATGGGCGTCGGTGCCGAACTCAGCCTCGAACGAACCGGCTGGTATCCGATCGGAAAAGGGGAGGTCAGGCTGGAAATCAAGGGAATACCATCGGGAGGGCGACGGAAATTACACCCTCTGAAACTGGAGGACAGAGGCGAGCTCATCGAAGTCTTCGGCCGCGGACTCGCCGCCAATCTTCCCGAGCACGTGTCGCAGCGCATGGCGCAGCGTGCGGAGACTCTGCTGCGGCGCAAGAACATGTCCTGCCGTATCGATGCGGTGCCGGTCCGCGCCGCCTGTCCCGGCGCCGGAACTTTTCTGGTTGCTCGCTACGAACGCGCCCTGGCCGGATTCGGTGCCCTGGGCGAGCGCGGCAAACCGGCGGAACAGGTTGCCGAGGACGCCTGCGCGAAGCTGCTGGAGCACGATCATACGAGCGCGGCGGTGGACGAACATCTGGCGGATCAGTTGGTACTGCCTTGCGCCCTGGCCGACGGCGAGTCGGGTTTCACGGTCGATCCGATGACCCGGCATCTCGCGACCAATGCCTGGGTAGTGGAGCGTTTCGGTATCGCCGAAGTCGAACTCATATCGACCTCGGCTACAGCCGGATTGGTGCGAGTCTTTCCGAGTCCGTGAGCATTCGCCATGCCCGTACGTAACGCCGATATTGCCGCGATCTTCGAAGAAATCGCCGATCTCCTGGAAATCGACGGCGCGAACGTATTTCGGGTCCGCGCCTATCGCAATGCCGCCCGCATACTCCAGGAACTGGGCAAGGACGTACGTGCGATGGTGAAAAAGGGCGAGGATCTGACCGAATTGCCGGGCATCGGCACCGACCTGGCCGCCAAGATCAAGGGAATCGTCGATACCGGCCATTGCAAGGCGCTGGACGAACTCCACAGGCGCTTGCCGCCCGCCATAGCGGAGCTTTTGAAAATTCCGGGCCTGGGGCCGAAGCGGGTGAGATCGCTTTATCGCGAACTCGGCATTCAGACCCTCGACCAGCTTCGGCGCGCAGTACGCGAGCATCGAATCCAGGCACTGCCCGGCTTCGGCGAGAAGACCGAAATGCACATCTCGGACGCCCTGGAAGCTCATGGCGGCGGAGCCGGGCGGTACACGCGCGTCGTTGCCGATCAATTCGCGACGCATCTGCTCGATTATCTGAAACGGGTTCCCGGCGTCGGTCGCGTGGTGATCGCCGGTAGTTACCGCCGCGCCAAGGAGACGGTGGGCGATCTCGATATCCTGGCGACGGCGGAAGCGGAAAGTCCCATCATGCAGCGTTTCGTCGACTACGAGGATGTCGCGGAGGTGGTGACGCATGGGCCCACGCGGGCCAGCGTATTGCTGCGCGGCGGACTGCAAGTGGATTTCAGGGTGGTATCGGCGGAAAACTACGGTGCGGCCCTGCATTATTTCACCGGCGGCAAGGCCCACAATATTGCCATTCGACGCCTGGGGCAGGAGCGAGGTCTCAAAATCAACGAATACGGCGTGTTTCGCGGCGACGAGCGGGTTGCGGGCGATACCGAGGAATCGGTTTTTGCCGGCGTCGGACTGCCGTTCATCCCGCCGGAATTGCGCGAAGACCGGGGCGAGATCGAAGCGGCCAGGACAGGGCGTTTGCCGAAGCTGGTCGAGCTGGCGGACATCAAGGGCGATCTTCATGCCCATACCAAGGCGTCGGACGGCCACAACACCATTCTGGAGATGGCGGGCACGGCGAAAAGCCATGGCCTCGAATATCTTGCGATCACCGAGCACTCGCGCCGATTGACGGTGGCGCACGGTCTGGATTCGGTTCGCTTGCTCAAACAGATGGACGAAATCGAAAGGCTGAACGACACCCTGGACGGCATCGTTCTCCTCAAGGGCATCGAGGTGGATATTCTGGAAGACGGCCGCCTGGACTTCCCTGACGAACTGCTGGGCCGGCTCGACGTCGTGGTCGGCGCGGTGCACAGCCGGTTCGACCTGCCCCGGAACAAGCAGACCGAGCGGATTCTACGGGCAATGGATCGCCCGCATTTCAACATCCTGGCGCACCCTTCGGGACGCTTGATCGGCCGCCGCGAGCCTTACGACGTCGACATGCTGCGCGTGATCCGCAAGGCCCGGGACCGTGGCTGTTTTCTCGAACTCAACGCGAATCCGGAGCGCCTAGATCTCAGCGATGTTCAATGCAAAATAGCCAAGGAAGAGGGGGTGTTGGTCAGTCTCAATTCTGACGGCCATAGTACCCTGGACTTCGGGAACCTGCGCTATGCCGTCGGGCAGGCCCGGCGCGGCTGGCTGGAGTCCCGTGATGTTCTGAATTCCCGTGGTCTCAACGAACTACGCCGGCTGCTTCGGTAGGCTGTTCCGAAGCCCGGCGATGCCCTTTGGACGGCTTTGAAAAAACAAGGAACAAGCGGCTGAACTTTTATCCGCAAGCGATGTCACAAGGTTTAAGTGTCAGGAACGACGCGAACTACTCATCTCCTCCCTTTGAGTAGTGTCATTCACCCGGCATCCCCCCCAAGCCGGGACTTCGCTCCGAGGTATATCCCCCCATTTGCCTCGGAGCTTTTTCTTTCTCACGATGCATTCGGTCGAGACATTTCCAGCCAGCGGTCCAGCACGGCCCATGCCTCTTCCAGTCCGATGCGCTTGAGCGCCGAAAGAATCTGCAAACTGAAGTTCAGCCCCTGCTGCGCTTTCAATTCGGCTTCCACTGTTCGCAGGGTCTGAAGCGCTGCCCCGCGGCTGAGTTTGTCCGCTTTGGTCAGCGCGATGTGCAGCGGCAGCTCCCAATGGCGGCACCACTCGATCATGCGGTGGTCGAACGGGGTCATGGGATGGCGTATGTCCATCACCAGAAACACCCCGCGCAAGGACCGGCGCTCGCTGAAATACCCTTCCAGGGCTTGGCGCCAGTTCTTCTGGATCGCTTCCGGTACTTGGGCATAGCCGTAGCCGGGGAGGTCGACCAAGCGCCTGTGGTCGTCCACCCGGAAAAAATTGAGCATCTGGGTGCGGCCCGGCGTCTTGCTGACGCGCGCGAGCGCCTTTTGCTGGGTGATTACATTGATCGCGCTGGATTTTCCGGCATTGGAGCGGCCTGCGAATGCGACTTCGAAGCCTTCGTCCGGCGGTGCATCGTTCACGTTCGGAGCACTCATCATGTAGCGGGTGTTTCGATAAGAGGTATTCATGAGCATCGATTCGGTAAATCTGTTGACTTTTGTAGTCTACCCGTATTTGATTTGCGCTCTAAAACGAGCCGCAGGCCGGCGTAAATTTACTTCAACTTGGTTTTTCTGAGCGAGGGGTCAATAATGGGGAAATATGCATTGTGGGTTTGTTTCGTCTTGTTGAGCGGTCATTCCCTCGTTTATGCTCAAGGGGATGCGGCGGCGGGCGAGGAGAAATCGGAGTCCTGTGCCGGCTGCCACGGCGAGGACGGAAACAGCAATGCACCGATTTTTCCCAAGCTGGCCGGCCAGCACGCATCTTATCTCGCCAAGCAGTTGCACGAATTCAAAAAAGGTAAACGCGCCAATCCGACCATGACGGCGATGGCGGAACCCTTGTCCGACGCTGACATCGACGATATCAGCGCCTATTACGCCCGGCAGAAGGTCACGCTGGAAAAGGCGGAGAAGCCGAATCCGCTGGGCGAAAAGATCTACCGCACCGGTAATGCCTCGTCCGCCGTTCCGGCTTGTACCGGCTGTCACGGCCCGGACGGGGCCGGCAATCCTTCCGCCAAGTTTCCCGCTCTGCGTGGCCAATATGCCGCGTATCTCGAAAAGACCTTGAGTGATTTCAAGTCGGGCGAACGAGCCAACGACGCAAATTCTATCATGCGTGCGATCGCGGCTAAGCTGAGCAGCGAAGAAATCGCCGCCGTGTCCGGCTTCACCGCGGGATTACAATGAGATCCGCGCCTCGAAATCGCTCAAATTTAGGCATTGTCGACACATTTTTCATGATTTTGGGTTTAAAATCCTAAGCGTTAAGTGAGGCCGGGCGAACCCCCGGCCGGATTTCCGATCACTTTTCCGGTTCGCATCCTTTCAGATTGGAGCTTGTTGAATGAAATCGGCGTTGAGTTTGCTAGCTTGCCTGGTCTTGTTTTCGGTGGCGTCCATCGCGGCGCCCAAGCCTGAGGAATTCGAAGAAGGCGTAGACTACGAACTGGTAAATCCGCCGCAACCCACGGTCGATCCTTCCAAGGTCGAAGTCATGGAGTTCTTCTGGTACGGCTGCCCTCATTGTTATCACTTCGAGCCGGACCTGAACGCATGGCTGAAAAAGAAACCCGACAACGTCGACTTCGTTCGGCAACCGGCTGTTTTCAATGCGCGCTGGGCGGCTCACGCCAAGGCGTTTTATACCGCGGAAGTTCTGGGTGTACTGGATAAGGTCCACGCCGATTTGTACGACGCCATTCAGAACAAGAAGCAGGCATTGGAGAGCGAGGCGGAACTGGCCAAATTTTTCGTCGGCCACGGCATTGCCGAAAATGATTTTCGCAACGCTTACAAATCATTTGCCGTGGATACGAAAATGCGGCAGGCCGAAACTGCCGCGGCGCGCTACGGCGTGACTGGAACGCCCAATGTCATCGTCAACGGCAAATACCGGATCGCCCCTCAACAGGCCAAGTCGTTTCCTCGGATGATCGCCATCATGAACGATTTGATCGAAAAGGAGTCCACTGGGGCAAAAGATATCCAATAACGGTGTGTACATGAAAGAAACGTCAACGTCATTCCGCCGGATCGACGGCGAGCAGGTTGGGGGGGCGGTATCATTGAGCACGGCGATGGCCTCGCGAGCCGTCGCCACGTCCCTGAAGACCAGCGCGGCGGTCAACAAGCGGCACATTCGGTTGGCCAGTTTCAATATCCAGACCGGCATTACGACATCCAGCTACCGGGACTACATCATCGGGAGCTGGCGGCATATCTGGCCGTCCCAAAAACGTCTTCCGAACCTGATCCGGATTGCCCATCTTCTCCGATCTTTCGATGTCGTCGGTTTGCAGGAAGTGGACGGAGGCGGCGTACGCAGTCATCATATCGTTCAGACTCAATATCTTGCGGAAACGGCGGGCTTTGCTTATTGGCATAACCAGGTCAACCGTCGTATCGGCAATCTGGCCCTACACAGCAACGGGCTGCTGAGCCGGATCAAGCCCGATTTCATCCATGACTACAAGCTGCCGGGCCTGCCCGGGCGCGGCGCTTTGCTGGCCCGTTTCGGCGCCGTGGGTGAAGACGCCTTATATTTGTGTATTCTGCATTTGGCCCTGAGCAGGCGTGCCCGTCTCAAGCAGATTGCGTTTGTCAGCGAGCTGATCCGCGACCTGCCTCATGTCGTATTGATGGGAGACCTGAACTGCGAGCCGAATTCGCCGGAACTCAATCTCCTGACTTCCGCGACCGAGCTGTGTGATCCGATGTGCGAGTTGAAAACGTTCCCGAGCTGGCGTCCGCACAAGATGCTCGATCACATTCTGGTAACGCCGAGTCTTCTGGTGACGCATGTGCACGTGATCAATTTCGCCTGTTCGGATCACCTGCCCATCGCGATGGAAGTGGAATTGCCCGATCAGCTGGCGGTGGCGGCCTGAGCGATTGCGAAAAAACCGGCTGTGCGGTTTTTTCGCAACGGCTTCTTGTCCGAGGTTTTGAGACGGCGTGGGGTGGCAGAGGCTAACCGTCGTCGATTCATTCCGCGTTCGAAACCTTCGCCTCAATCGAGATTAATCCTTCATAAGCTTGCCCCTGTTTCTGGGCGACCACCAGCGTCAGTAAATGCCCGCCATAGCCGAGCCAGTCCCCCGCCGAGACGAACCCGCCCGCGACACGGTAAATTCCGGGAATCAGCGACAGGAACGGCAATGCTAGGCGCAACCGTCCGCCGTCAGGTTTGAGCGAAAGCCGGTGGCCATCCGTATCCGAATGGGTCGTGGCGATCAGGATATCCGCCTGGTTCCAAAATTGAAGCACCAAACCGGCGGAGTCCACCGGGACTGAGGCGAAATAGCTCACTTCGAAGTCCACAGGCTGTCCCGTAAAAACTTTCACGCCGCCGGCATTTTCCTGTCCTTTGACCGCCAACGCGCGTATCGAGGCTACGCCGGCAAAGTCCGCCGGTATCTCGGGCGAAGTTCCCAAAGGTTTGAGCTGCCGATCGAGATAGCCTATTGACTGGTAATACTTCAGAAACACTTTG containing:
- the rtcA gene encoding RNA 3'-terminal phosphate cyclase, translated to MDFILIDGSYGEGGGQILRTTLCLSAITGRAVHIENIRARRKKPGLAAQHLTAVFAAAKLCDAELNGAELGSRTLRFAPRIKPRAGEYRFDVAEARRGGSAGAVSLVLQTVLLPLALAEGDSCVVARGGTHVPLSPSFDYLHDVWLPYLKLMGVGAELSLERTGWYPIGKGEVRLEIKGIPSGGRRKLHPLKLEDRGELIEVFGRGLAANLPEHVSQRMAQRAETLLRRKNMSCRIDAVPVRAACPGAGTFLVARYERALAGFGALGERGKPAEQVAEDACAKLLEHDHTSAAVDEHLADQLVLPCALADGESGFTVDPMTRHLATNAWVVERFGIAEVELISTSATAGLVRVFPSP
- the polX gene encoding DNA polymerase/3'-5' exonuclease PolX, whose protein sequence is MPVRNADIAAIFEEIADLLEIDGANVFRVRAYRNAARILQELGKDVRAMVKKGEDLTELPGIGTDLAAKIKGIVDTGHCKALDELHRRLPPAIAELLKIPGLGPKRVRSLYRELGIQTLDQLRRAVREHRIQALPGFGEKTEMHISDALEAHGGGAGRYTRVVADQFATHLLDYLKRVPGVGRVVIAGSYRRAKETVGDLDILATAEAESPIMQRFVDYEDVAEVVTHGPTRASVLLRGGLQVDFRVVSAENYGAALHYFTGGKAHNIAIRRLGQERGLKINEYGVFRGDERVAGDTEESVFAGVGLPFIPPELREDRGEIEAARTGRLPKLVELADIKGDLHAHTKASDGHNTILEMAGTAKSHGLEYLAITEHSRRLTVAHGLDSVRLLKQMDEIERLNDTLDGIVLLKGIEVDILEDGRLDFPDELLGRLDVVVGAVHSRFDLPRNKQTERILRAMDRPHFNILAHPSGRLIGRREPYDVDMLRVIRKARDRGCFLELNANPERLDLSDVQCKIAKEEGVLVSLNSDGHSTLDFGNLRYAVGQARRGWLESRDVLNSRGLNELRRLLR
- the yihA gene encoding ribosome biogenesis GTP-binding protein YihA/YsxC, whose product is MNTSYRNTRYMMSAPNVNDAPPDEGFEVAFAGRSNAGKSSAINVITQQKALARVSKTPGRTQMLNFFRVDDHRRLVDLPGYGYAQVPEAIQKNWRQALEGYFSERRSLRGVFLVMDIRHPMTPFDHRMIEWCRHWELPLHIALTKADKLSRGAALQTLRTVEAELKAQQGLNFSLQILSALKRIGLEEAWAVLDRWLEMSRPNAS
- a CDS encoding thiol:disulfide interchange protein DsbA/DsbL; this translates as MKSALSLLACLVLFSVASIAAPKPEEFEEGVDYELVNPPQPTVDPSKVEVMEFFWYGCPHCYHFEPDLNAWLKKKPDNVDFVRQPAVFNARWAAHAKAFYTAEVLGVLDKVHADLYDAIQNKKQALESEAELAKFFVGHGIAENDFRNAYKSFAVDTKMRQAETAAARYGVTGTPNVIVNGKYRIAPQQAKSFPRMIAIMNDLIEKESTGAKDIQ
- a CDS encoding endonuclease/exonuclease/phosphatase family protein, whose protein sequence is MKETSTSFRRIDGEQVGGAVSLSTAMASRAVATSLKTSAAVNKRHIRLASFNIQTGITTSSYRDYIIGSWRHIWPSQKRLPNLIRIAHLLRSFDVVGLQEVDGGGVRSHHIVQTQYLAETAGFAYWHNQVNRRIGNLALHSNGLLSRIKPDFIHDYKLPGLPGRGALLARFGAVGEDALYLCILHLALSRRARLKQIAFVSELIRDLPHVVLMGDLNCEPNSPELNLLTSATELCDPMCELKTFPSWRPHKMLDHILVTPSLLVTHVHVINFACSDHLPIAMEVELPDQLAVAA
- a CDS encoding c-type cytochrome, yielding MGKYALWVCFVLLSGHSLVYAQGDAAAGEEKSESCAGCHGEDGNSNAPIFPKLAGQHASYLAKQLHEFKKGKRANPTMTAMAEPLSDADIDDISAYYARQKVTLEKAEKPNPLGEKIYRTGNASSAVPACTGCHGPDGAGNPSAKFPALRGQYAAYLEKTLSDFKSGERANDANSIMRAIAAKLSSEEIAAVSGFTAGLQ